Proteins co-encoded in one Listeria ivanovii subsp. ivanovii genomic window:
- the ccpA gene encoding catabolite control protein A — translation MNVTIYDVAREANVSMATVSRVVNGNPNVKPVTRKKVLDVINQLGYRPNAVARGLASKRTTTVGVIIPDISNVFYAELARGIEDIATMYKYNIILSNSDENEDKELQVLNTLLGKQVDGIIYMGERISEQLQEEFDRSPAPVVLAGAVDLENKLASVNIDYKQATKEAVKRFVDNGHKQIAFVSGSLNEPVNSEMKLAGYKEALEEAGIKYQEEYIIEAKYNYNAGVKVWAELSGLAKQPNAVVVADDELAIGILNAALDAGVRVPEDLEVMTSNNTKLTLMSRPQLSTIVQPLYDIGAVAMRLLTKLMTNEEVDEKTVILPHSEKLRGTTKEK, via the coding sequence ATGAATGTAACAATTTACGATGTTGCGCGCGAAGCAAATGTTTCCATGGCAACTGTATCTCGGGTTGTGAATGGAAACCCGAATGTTAAACCAGTAACACGAAAAAAAGTATTAGATGTGATTAATCAATTAGGTTATCGCCCTAATGCTGTAGCTAGAGGACTTGCAAGCAAACGCACAACGACTGTTGGTGTTATTATTCCGGATATTTCCAACGTATTCTACGCAGAACTTGCGCGCGGAATTGAAGATATTGCAACGATGTACAAGTACAATATTATCCTTAGCAATTCGGACGAAAATGAGGATAAAGAACTTCAAGTACTTAATACGTTGCTTGGCAAACAAGTAGACGGTATTATTTATATGGGCGAACGCATCTCGGAACAATTACAAGAAGAATTTGATCGTTCACCAGCACCAGTTGTTTTAGCAGGAGCGGTTGATTTAGAAAATAAATTAGCGTCTGTTAACATCGACTATAAACAAGCAACGAAAGAAGCTGTGAAGCGTTTTGTTGATAATGGACATAAACAAATTGCGTTTGTAAGTGGTTCTTTAAATGAGCCTGTTAATAGTGAAATGAAACTTGCTGGTTACAAAGAAGCTTTAGAAGAAGCTGGTATTAAGTATCAAGAAGAGTACATTATTGAAGCCAAGTATAACTATAATGCAGGCGTGAAAGTATGGGCTGAGTTAAGTGGCTTAGCAAAACAACCAAATGCAGTAGTTGTAGCGGATGATGAGCTTGCAATTGGTATTTTAAATGCTGCACTGGATGCAGGAGTCAGAGTTCCAGAAGATTTAGAAGTAATGACAAGTAATAATACCAAATTAACATTAATGTCTCGTCCACAACTTTCGACGATTGTACAACCGTTATATGATATCGGTGCAGTAGCGATGCGTTTACTAACAAAATTAATGACAAACGAAGAAGTGGATGAAAAAACAGTTATTTTGCCACATAGCGAAAAACTTCGCGGTACAACCAAAGAAAAATAA
- a CDS encoding bifunctional 3-deoxy-7-phosphoheptulonate synthase/chorismate mutase, producing MVNANLEELRTQVDQLNIDLLELISKRANLVQEIGKIKGTQGSLRFDPLREREMLNTILAANKGPFEDSTIQKLFKEIFKAGLELQEDDHSKALLVSRKNKKEDTIVTVKGLPIGNGEPVFVFGPCSVESYEQVAAVAESIKAKGLKLIRGGAFKPRTSPYDFQGLGVEGLKILKRVSDEYGLAVISEIVTPADIEVALDYVDVIQIGARNMQNFELLKAAGRVDKPILLKRGLSATIEEFIGAAEYIMSQGNGKIILCERGIRTYEKATRNTLDISAVPILKKETHLPVMVDVTHSTGRKDLLLPCAKAALAIEADGVMAEVHPDPAVALSDSAQQMDIPEFEQFWKEILASNLVPHKVK from the coding sequence ATGGTAAACGCAAATTTAGAGGAATTAAGAACACAGGTGGATCAATTAAATATTGATTTGCTTGAATTAATTAGCAAACGAGCTAACTTAGTACAAGAAATTGGTAAAATTAAAGGGACGCAAGGTTCTCTTCGTTTTGATCCATTACGTGAAAGAGAAATGCTAAATACGATTCTTGCAGCCAATAAAGGTCCTTTTGAAGATAGCACGATTCAGAAATTATTCAAAGAAATTTTTAAAGCCGGATTAGAACTTCAAGAAGATGATCACTCCAAAGCATTACTTGTATCTCGAAAAAATAAAAAAGAAGATACGATTGTTACTGTAAAAGGCTTACCAATTGGAAACGGTGAACCAGTTTTTGTATTTGGCCCATGTTCCGTAGAGTCATACGAACAAGTGGCAGCTGTTGCTGAATCCATTAAAGCAAAAGGATTAAAACTTATCCGCGGTGGGGCATTTAAACCACGTACAAGTCCATATGATTTCCAAGGATTAGGAGTCGAAGGATTAAAAATTCTAAAACGAGTATCCGATGAATACGGCTTGGCAGTTATTAGTGAAATCGTTACTCCAGCTGATATAGAAGTAGCACTTGATTATGTGGATGTTATTCAAATTGGGGCAAGAAATATGCAAAACTTTGAATTACTAAAAGCAGCAGGTCGAGTTGATAAACCAATCCTACTAAAACGTGGTTTATCTGCTACCATTGAAGAATTCATTGGTGCTGCTGAATACATCATGTCACAAGGCAATGGTAAAATTATTCTTTGTGAACGCGGTATCCGTACCTACGAAAAAGCAACCCGAAATACACTGGACATTTCCGCTGTTCCTATTTTGAAAAAAGAAACACATTTACCGGTTATGGTTGATGTGACACATTCCACTGGTCGAAAAGATTTGTTACTTCCGTGTGCAAAAGCGGCTCTTGCTATTGAAGCAGATGGTGTAATGGCAGAGGTTCACCCAGATCCAGCAGTTGCTTTATCAGACTCAGCCCAACAAATGGATATCCCGGAATTCGAGCAGTTCTGGAAAGAAATTTTAGCAAGTAATTTAGTACCACATAAAGTAAAATAA
- a CDS encoding YtxH domain-containing protein, which translates to MAEKDGINTKDFLIGGLIGAIVGSAAALLFAPKSGKELREDLNTQVDTIKEKSNQWKDVAYEKGIEISGVAKGTKDKLVDSAGGFVDVVKDKSGKLADTVAKQGKAVKEVVSQNKEENAEAAKQAAEAVKSEAENAADDVEKAADKAKVEAKKAVDEGKDAAKKVAADAKKEAK; encoded by the coding sequence ATGGCAGAAAAAGATGGTATTAATACAAAAGATTTTCTAATCGGTGGTTTAATTGGTGCGATTGTTGGTTCAGCCGCAGCACTTTTATTCGCACCTAAATCAGGTAAAGAATTACGTGAAGATTTAAATACACAAGTCGATACAATTAAAGAAAAAAGTAATCAATGGAAAGACGTTGCTTACGAAAAAGGTATCGAAATTAGTGGTGTAGCAAAAGGAACAAAAGATAAGTTAGTTGATTCCGCTGGTGGTTTTGTTGATGTAGTAAAAGACAAATCTGGTAAATTAGCTGACACAGTTGCTAAACAAGGGAAAGCGGTCAAAGAAGTCGTTTCCCAAAATAAAGAAGAAAACGCTGAAGCAGCAAAACAAGCAGCGGAAGCAGTGAAAAGTGAAGCGGAAAATGCTGCTGACGATGTAGAAAAAGCAGCAGATAAAGCAAAAGTAGAAGCAAAAAAAGCAGTAGATGAAGGCAAAGACGCTGCTAAAAAAGTGGCAGCTGATGCTAAAAAAGAAGCAAAATAA
- a CDS encoding DUF948 domain-containing protein: protein MIVILYIAALIAAIALLVIAIYLGKTLKSTSQTMDEVAKSLEKITVEVQGITGESQKLLDKTNTLLEDVNGKVAKVDPVFDAVGDIGTSLLGLSQSVRELATLATNKVEQNEAKISQAVSISNSILSFREKMKANKAAKEAAKEASEQSNF, encoded by the coding sequence ATGATAGTAATCTTGTATATTGCAGCACTGATTGCCGCAATAGCGCTTTTAGTTATTGCCATCTATTTGGGAAAAACGTTAAAATCAACTTCCCAAACAATGGATGAGGTAGCTAAATCATTAGAAAAAATAACTGTAGAAGTACAAGGGATTACAGGCGAGTCGCAAAAATTGCTTGATAAAACCAATACGCTTCTAGAAGATGTGAATGGCAAAGTTGCGAAGGTTGATCCAGTTTTTGATGCAGTTGGTGATATTGGAACATCTTTACTTGGCTTAAGTCAATCTGTTCGCGAACTTGCAACACTCGCAACAAATAAAGTAGAACAAAACGAAGCTAAGATTTCTCAAGCTGTCTCCATTAGCAATTCCATTCTTTCTTTTAGAGAAAAAATGAAGGCAAATAAAGCAGCGAAAGAAGCCGCAAAAGAAGCATCTGAACAATCAAATTTCTAA
- a CDS encoding M29 family aminopeptidase T, giving the protein MRDTRIETLAHNLINYSVKLRAGEKVLIENFGVQKELVMALVEEAYKAGGFPFVSLKEPQIDRALMLGANSQQYEKIAEFEGNVMKEMDAYIGLRAGDNINETSDVPADKLKIHGDTVGKMHSNIRVKKTKWVVLRYPSASMAQLAKMSTAGFEDFYFDVCNLDYGKMSTAMDGLVELMNKTDKVHLVGPGTDLTFSIKDIPAIKCAGEMNIPDGEVFTAPVRDSINGKLTYNTPSPYQGFTFENVSFTFKDGKIVEATANDTDRINKVLDTDEGARFVGEFAIGVNPFIHEPMQDILFDEKIEGSFHFTPGQCYDEAFNGNQSAIHWDLVNIQRADYGGGEIYFDDVLIRKDGIFVLPELEALNPENLV; this is encoded by the coding sequence TTGAGAGATACACGAATTGAAACATTAGCACACAATTTAATCAACTATTCCGTCAAACTTCGCGCTGGGGAAAAAGTTTTGATTGAAAACTTTGGTGTCCAAAAAGAACTTGTGATGGCTTTAGTGGAAGAAGCATATAAAGCTGGTGGTTTCCCATTTGTTTCTTTGAAAGAACCACAAATCGATCGAGCGTTAATGCTAGGCGCAAATAGCCAGCAATACGAAAAGATTGCCGAATTTGAAGGTAATGTGATGAAAGAAATGGACGCTTACATAGGTTTACGAGCTGGTGATAACATTAATGAAACTTCTGATGTTCCCGCTGATAAATTAAAAATCCATGGTGATACAGTTGGAAAAATGCATTCTAATATTCGCGTCAAAAAAACAAAATGGGTAGTGCTTCGTTACCCAAGTGCCTCCATGGCTCAACTTGCAAAAATGAGTACTGCCGGATTTGAAGATTTCTATTTTGATGTATGTAATTTGGATTATGGAAAAATGAGTACGGCAATGGATGGTCTAGTAGAACTTATGAACAAAACAGACAAAGTTCACCTTGTTGGTCCGGGAACAGATTTAACTTTCAGCATTAAAGATATTCCAGCAATCAAATGCGCTGGGGAAATGAATATTCCGGATGGTGAAGTATTTACTGCTCCAGTACGTGACTCTATCAACGGTAAACTTACTTATAACACCCCTTCCCCGTATCAAGGATTTACATTTGAGAATGTTTCTTTTACTTTTAAAGATGGAAAAATTGTGGAAGCAACTGCAAATGATACAGATCGTATTAACAAAGTTCTAGATACAGATGAAGGTGCACGTTTTGTTGGAGAATTTGCTATTGGTGTCAATCCATTCATCCATGAACCAATGCAAGATATTCTTTTTGATGAAAAAATCGAAGGGAGTTTCCATTTTACACCTGGTCAATGTTATGACGAAGCATTCAATGGCAATCAGTCAGCAATACACTGGGATCTAGTAAATATTCAACGCGCTGATTATGGCGGCGGAGAAATTTATTTTGATGATGTGCTCATTCGTAAAGATGGTATTTTCGTGCTCCCTGAATTAGAAGCGTTAAATCCAGAAAACTTAGTATAA
- a CDS encoding peroxiredoxin: MAERLVGTQAPRFEMEAVMPNQTFGKVSLEKNIEDDKWTVLFFYPMDFTFVCPTEIVAISARSDEFEALGARIIGASTDTIHSHLAWTNTPIKEGGIGKLNYPLAADTNHQVASDYGVLIEEEGVALRGLFIINPKGEIQYEVVHHNNIGREVDEVLRVLQALQTGGLCPINWQPGEKTIV; this comes from the coding sequence GTGGCAGAACGTTTAGTAGGTACACAGGCTCCAAGATTTGAAATGGAAGCCGTTATGCCCAATCAGACTTTTGGAAAAGTAAGTCTAGAAAAAAATATAGAAGATGATAAATGGACAGTTCTTTTTTTCTATCCAATGGACTTTACATTTGTTTGCCCGACTGAAATTGTTGCGATTTCGGCTCGTTCAGATGAATTTGAAGCTTTAGGTGCGCGGATTATTGGCGCTTCAACTGATACCATTCATTCTCACCTTGCATGGACAAATACGCCAATTAAAGAAGGCGGAATTGGCAAGTTGAATTATCCGCTTGCAGCCGACACGAATCACCAAGTAGCAAGCGATTATGGTGTGTTGATAGAAGAAGAGGGAGTCGCATTACGTGGTCTTTTCATTATTAACCCTAAAGGTGAAATCCAGTATGAAGTCGTTCATCATAATAACATTGGCCGTGAAGTTGATGAAGTCTTAAGAGTCTTACAAGCACTACAAACTGGTGGACTTTGCCCGATTAACTGGCAACCTGGTGAAAAAACAATTGTATAA
- the murC gene encoding UDP-N-acetylmuramate--L-alanine ligase, translating to MTIYHFVGIKGSGMSALAQILHDKGYQVQGSDVDKYFFTQKALEEKQIPITTFSADNIKSGLTIIAGNAFPDTHEEIERAMELNLPVIRYHKFLGQLIDGYTSIAITGSHGKTSTTGLLSHVVGAIRPTSYLIGDGTGSGTKGAEYFALEACEYQRHFLAYKPTYAIMTNIDWDHPDYFKSVDDVFNAFETLGKQVKKAVFALGDDAELRKLKLGIPIIYFGFGEENEFQAKNVIKETTGTRFDVYHRDEFLASFEIPAYGDHNVLNALSVIALCDYEGLPVDAVKAELKTFEGVKRRFSITEKSNQVLVDDYAHHPSEIRATVNAARQKYPDKKVVAVFQPHTFTRTRTFLQGFADSLNLADEVYLCDIFGSAREKTGNLTIADLAHKTKGNHIIKEEHTEELLKYPGAVILFMGAGDVQKFQAAYEKVLDQEEITDAEVKKSAIN from the coding sequence ATGACTATCTATCATTTTGTTGGAATAAAAGGGTCGGGAATGAGTGCACTTGCTCAAATCCTGCATGATAAAGGTTATCAGGTGCAAGGTAGCGATGTGGATAAATACTTTTTTACACAAAAAGCTTTAGAAGAAAAGCAAATTCCGATTACTACTTTTTCGGCAGATAATATAAAGAGCGGGCTGACAATCATCGCTGGAAACGCATTTCCAGATACGCATGAGGAAATTGAGCGCGCAATGGAACTAAATCTTCCGGTTATTCGATACCATAAATTTTTAGGTCAATTGATTGATGGTTACACAAGTATTGCTATTACAGGTTCGCACGGTAAAACATCAACAACAGGTCTGTTATCACACGTAGTTGGTGCGATTCGTCCAACCTCATACTTAATTGGTGACGGAACGGGTAGTGGAACAAAAGGTGCAGAGTATTTTGCACTGGAAGCATGTGAATATCAACGTCATTTCCTTGCGTATAAACCAACCTATGCCATTATGACGAATATCGATTGGGATCATCCAGATTATTTCAAGAGCGTGGATGATGTATTTAACGCGTTTGAAACGCTTGGAAAACAAGTGAAAAAAGCCGTGTTTGCACTAGGCGACGACGCAGAACTTCGCAAACTTAAGCTAGGCATTCCCATCATTTATTTCGGTTTTGGGGAAGAGAATGAATTCCAAGCTAAGAATGTGATTAAAGAAACTACTGGAACCCGTTTTGATGTTTATCATCGCGACGAATTTTTAGCTTCTTTTGAAATTCCAGCTTACGGAGATCACAATGTATTAAACGCATTAAGTGTCATTGCGCTATGCGACTATGAAGGTTTACCAGTGGACGCAGTAAAAGCAGAATTAAAAACATTTGAAGGTGTTAAAAGAAGATTTAGTATTACAGAAAAAAGTAATCAAGTTTTAGTAGATGATTATGCGCATCATCCATCAGAAATACGTGCAACAGTAAATGCTGCACGACAAAAATATCCAGATAAAAAAGTAGTTGCTGTATTCCAACCGCATACATTTACACGAACACGTACATTCTTACAAGGATTTGCGGATAGTTTAAACTTAGCAGATGAAGTATATCTTTGTGATATCTTTGGTTCTGCACGCGAAAAAACTGGTAATTTAACGATTGCTGATTTGGCGCATAAAACCAAAGGAAATCACATTATTAAAGAAGAGCATACCGAAGAACTTTTGAAATATCCAGGAGCAGTAATTTTATTCATGGGTGCCGGAGATGTTCAAAAATTCCAAGCAGCGTATGAAAAAGTGCTGGATCAAGAAGAAATTACAGATGCTGAAGTGAAAAAAAGTGCCATTAACTAA